From Veillonella dispar, one genomic window encodes:
- a CDS encoding acyl-CoA thioesterase — MHIASVNVRFYETDMMGIAHHSNHFRWFEMARIEFLRQIGVTLWDMMNEDIVFPIMNVSCNYKEPANFDDELHIETYLVKMTRAQMIFRYRMRRASDGALLATGETKNAFMSKSTGKIVRLDDTFYQPMLAAVEEMPNE; from the coding sequence ATGCATATTGCTTCAGTAAATGTACGCTTTTACGAAACCGATATGATGGGTATTGCGCACCATAGTAATCATTTTAGATGGTTTGAAATGGCACGCATTGAATTCCTTCGTCAAATCGGTGTAACCTTGTGGGATATGATGAATGAGGATATTGTATTTCCTATCATGAATGTATCTTGCAATTATAAAGAACCAGCAAATTTTGATGATGAACTTCACATCGAAACATATTTGGTTAAGATGACACGTGCTCAAATGATATTCCGTTATCGTATGCGCCGTGCCAGTGATGGTGCGCTCCTAGCTACGGGAGAGACTAAGAATGCATTTATGTCAAAATCAACAGGTAAAATTGTGCGATTAGACGATACTTTTTATCAGCCTATGTTAGCAGCTGTTGAGGAGATGCCTAATGAGTGA
- a CDS encoding YkvA family protein, translated as MNPLKIIKYGKYFNESKFAAFLGRYGKKLAFVQRAVTLFLCMRDKDTPKYVKAVIAGALGYLVLPIDIVPDTIPVLGWIDDVAVLGLAFKVANRYIKTRHQEEAKKYFPFGGSN; from the coding sequence ATGAATCCATTGAAAATTATTAAATATGGTAAGTATTTTAACGAATCTAAATTCGCCGCTTTTTTAGGACGATATGGTAAGAAGCTTGCCTTTGTACAACGAGCAGTGACCTTGTTCCTTTGTATGCGTGACAAGGACACTCCAAAATATGTAAAAGCAGTCATTGCTGGTGCCTTAGGGTATCTTGTATTACCTATTGATATTGTACCGGATACAATTCCTGTATTAGGTTGGATAGATGATGTAGCAGTGCTTGGTCTTGCCTTCAAGGTTGCCAATCGTTACATTAAAACTCGTCATCAAGAAGAGGCAAAAAAATACTTCCCATTTGGTGGCAGTAACTAG
- the murI gene encoding glutamate racemase gives MSDVQQLPIGVFDSGVGGLSVLKVLQEQFPNEDFIYIGDNANNPVGNRSDDEITYLACHIAEALEKQPVKLMVIACNTFTVVALDAVRERVSVPVIGVSQGVKTAISQSKSKTIGIMATVATVNSHIHKHVALEVDHEVLVWEQPCPELAGLIEQGHLDDHFVRDVCTEYLEPLLSREIEVVVLGCTHFPFVQPLLEELTSGRIQFIDPAFETSELVRRRLEGKDLFNPQKTAGTVSLYFTKDIELGDKLSASFLNTSRRSIEHITL, from the coding sequence ATGAGTGATGTACAACAATTGCCTATCGGCGTGTTTGACTCCGGTGTAGGCGGGCTATCTGTTTTAAAGGTCTTACAAGAACAATTCCCTAACGAAGACTTCATCTATATTGGTGATAATGCGAATAACCCGGTGGGAAATCGTAGTGATGATGAAATTACTTATTTAGCTTGTCATATTGCAGAGGCTCTTGAAAAACAGCCTGTAAAATTGATGGTTATTGCTTGCAATACGTTTACTGTTGTAGCCCTTGATGCGGTACGTGAACGCGTGTCTGTACCCGTTATTGGAGTATCACAAGGCGTAAAAACAGCGATTAGTCAAAGCAAAAGCAAGACCATTGGTATCATGGCGACGGTAGCAACTGTGAATAGTCATATTCATAAACATGTAGCCCTTGAAGTTGATCATGAAGTGCTCGTATGGGAGCAACCATGTCCTGAATTGGCAGGCCTTATTGAGCAAGGTCATTTAGATGACCATTTTGTACGCGATGTATGTACTGAATATCTAGAGCCTTTATTGTCCCGAGAGATTGAGGTCGTAGTTTTGGGCTGTACTCATTTCCCATTTGTACAACCTTTGCTAGAGGAACTAACGTCAGGGCGCATTCAATTCATCGACCCTGCTTTTGAAACGAGTGAACTTGTTCGCCGCAGATTAGAGGGTAAAGATTTATTTAACCCTCAAAAAACGGCGGGTACTGTGTCATTGTATTTTACAAAGGATATTGAGCTTGGTGATAAGCTGAGCGCCTCTTTCCTTAATACAAGTCGTCGCAGCATTGAACATATTACATTATAA